A section of the Ornithinimicrobium sufpigmenti genome encodes:
- a CDS encoding TetR/AcrR family transcriptional regulator, with protein sequence MTEILTRREANKARTREAVTGALRRLLEQRPVHEITVDQLSEAAGISRRTFFNYYAGIPAVLIEVFAEYAADLLTHLDRDRLAHGPVQAMRAVVQPSVLPREFLGWLAVLNCHDVHDTEGFALVERAVWAEMGSWLQEVLRDLMPAGTDPLYIATLAPSVMHSFAAAEQEWVHGLTRPGSVADSDIVTFCEHLDRALAYLEVGWQHPRPVTAG encoded by the coding sequence GTGACCGAGATCCTCACCCGCCGCGAGGCCAACAAGGCTCGCACCCGGGAGGCCGTCACGGGGGCCCTGCGCAGGCTGCTGGAGCAGCGTCCGGTCCACGAGATCACCGTGGACCAGCTGTCCGAGGCCGCCGGGATCTCCCGCCGGACCTTCTTCAACTACTACGCCGGCATCCCGGCCGTCCTCATCGAGGTGTTCGCCGAGTATGCCGCCGACCTCCTCACCCACCTCGACCGGGACCGGCTGGCGCACGGGCCGGTGCAGGCGATGCGGGCCGTCGTGCAGCCCTCCGTCCTGCCCCGGGAGTTCCTCGGCTGGCTGGCGGTCCTGAACTGCCACGACGTCCACGACACCGAGGGCTTCGCGCTGGTCGAGCGGGCCGTGTGGGCCGAGATGGGCAGCTGGCTGCAGGAGGTCCTGCGCGACCTCATGCCCGCGGGCACCGACCCGCTCTACATCGCCACCCTGGCCCCCAGCGTGATGCACTCCTTCGCCGCGGCGGAGCAGGAGTGGGTCCACGGCCTGACCAGGCCGGGCTCGGTCGCCGACTCCGACATCGTCACCTTCTGCGAGCACCTGGACCGGGCCCTGGCCTACCTCGAGGTCGGCTGGCAGCACCCCCGCCCCGTGACCGCAGGTTGA
- a CDS encoding 2-oxoacid:ferredoxin oxidoreductase subunit beta, whose translation MPLRSGLAGVPTLPLEVKQTKKDFTSDQEVRWCPGCGDYAVLAAVQGFLPDLGLRRENIVFVSGIGCSSRFPYYLDTYGMHSIHGRAPAIATGLATAREDLSVWVVTGDGDALSIGGNHLIHAMRRNVNMTILLFNNKIYGLTKGQYSPTSEIGSVTKSTPAGSVDHPFNPVSLALGAEASFVARTMDSDRAHLTEVIRAAAEHRGTSLVEIYQNCPIFNDGAFQLLKDRDEKTARIAHLRAGEPVRIGTEGAEGARVVVRRPDGALQVVDEADAGEIGTVLVHDPAEPNPATAFALSRLDDPSMQQVPMGIFRQVSRPTYDDAVREQVRDAVVQATPGQPGPSGDAGPTLDELLRGKDTWTVDGTIPGDVEQTLDGEITDGPHGAAGDALMDEAGSTQPK comes from the coding sequence ATGCCGCTCCGCTCCGGCCTGGCCGGGGTGCCGACGCTGCCCCTGGAGGTCAAGCAGACCAAGAAGGACTTCACCTCCGACCAGGAGGTGCGCTGGTGCCCCGGGTGCGGCGACTACGCCGTGCTGGCCGCCGTCCAGGGCTTCCTGCCCGACCTGGGGCTGCGGCGGGAGAACATCGTCTTCGTCTCCGGCATCGGCTGCTCCAGCCGGTTCCCGTACTACCTGGACACCTACGGGATGCACTCCATCCACGGGCGGGCCCCGGCGATCGCCACCGGCCTGGCCACCGCCCGCGAGGACCTGTCGGTCTGGGTCGTCACCGGTGACGGCGACGCGCTGTCGATCGGCGGGAACCACCTCATCCACGCGATGCGGCGCAACGTCAACATGACGATCCTGCTGTTCAACAACAAGATCTACGGCCTGACCAAGGGCCAGTACTCCCCCACCTCCGAGATCGGCTCGGTGACCAAGTCGACCCCAGCCGGCTCGGTGGACCACCCGTTCAACCCGGTGTCGCTGGCGCTCGGCGCCGAGGCCTCCTTCGTGGCCCGGACCATGGACTCCGACCGGGCGCACCTGACCGAGGTGATCCGGGCCGCCGCGGAGCACCGCGGCACCTCCCTGGTGGAGATCTACCAGAACTGCCCGATCTTCAACGACGGCGCCTTCCAGCTGCTCAAGGACCGCGACGAGAAGACCGCCCGCATCGCGCACCTGCGCGCCGGCGAGCCGGTCCGGATCGGCACCGAGGGCGCCGAGGGTGCCCGGGTCGTCGTGCGGCGCCCCGACGGCGCCCTGCAGGTCGTGGACGAGGCCGACGCCGGCGAGATCGGGACGGTGCTGGTGCACGACCCGGCCGAGCCAAACCCGGCCACCGCGTTCGCGCTGTCCCGCCTGGACGACCCGAGCATGCAGCAGGTGCCGATGGGCATCTTCCGCCAGGTGTCCCGACCGACCTACGACGACGCGGTGCGCGAGCAGGTGCGCGACGCCGTCGTGCAGGCCACCCCCGGCCAGCCCGGGCCGTCCGGCGACGCGGGACCGACGCTGGATGAGCTGCTGCGCGGCAAGGACACCTGGACAGTAGACGGCACCATCCCCGGCGACGTCGAGCAGACCCTCGACGGCGAGATCACCGACGGCCCGCACGGTGCCGCCGGTGACGCCCTGATGGACGAGGCCGGAAGCACGCAGCCGAAGTGA
- a CDS encoding MMPL family transporter, whose amino-acid sequence MAILLHKLGRWCAQHRWTVIGIWAAVLVLVSASAVTFMRPLTNDISIPDSRFEAVLDTLREEIPETSGTTGTVVFTSDAPFTDDQQDSITDVVEQWNAMGNVEAVDPFESQQQLDDTQQQIVNGRAELESGAEELDAGEAELAEAREQLEAGREQLEAGEAEIASQAQVLDQGQAELDAQSEQLEGAVAAGLIPPAQADAARAEIAAAQAQLDAGRQQLEAGEAQLAESREELEAAEQQITDGEAEIAEGREALEEGERELTAGQRMADLTDGMRVVNEEGTVAMTQVSVTGGEVASIDPDVAEEIQTIGDSIEDGSGVQVDFSGEFSMDLNSIFGPSEAVGLAVAAVVLLVMLGTLLAAGLPLLMALVGVGVGVAGSLALSPFFEMQSITPVLALMLGLAVGIDYSLFLINRHREQLRHGMPLQDSLALAVGTSGNAVTFAGLTVIIALSALTLTGMPFLGTMGLVAAATVGLAVLVAITLTPAMLSLMGPRVLPRKARAALAAGDVSETSAQDALQSDTGRGWAAKVQRHPWLAILGVVAIVAALGYPTGQLRLGLPDSSSEPADSTAYQTYDTIRSEFGAGATGPILAVAELDQPVADGDVEMIEAQADIAEDLAEIDGVLRVLPAGVNEGRDVLAFQIQPEGGPTEESTVQLVDELDATLPTLGSEHGASIDITGQTVANIDISEQLADALPVYLAVVVGLSLILLLLVFRSIWVPLLATAGFLLSIVAAFGAVVAIYQLGHLSFLFGVHEPGPVLSFLPILLIGILFGLAMDYQLFLVSSMREMFVHGKSAKEAVVSGFNLSARVVTAAAIIMISVFAGFIGAHLTMVRPIGLGLAVGVLVDAFLVRMTLTPAVLSLLGEKAWWLPRWLDRLLPNVDVEGVGLEQSLAQAGSGGGSAAQEPEPAGRA is encoded by the coding sequence GTGGCCATCCTTCTGCACAAGCTCGGGCGCTGGTGCGCCCAGCACCGGTGGACCGTCATCGGCATCTGGGCCGCCGTGCTCGTGCTCGTCTCGGCCAGCGCCGTGACCTTCATGCGGCCGCTGACCAACGACATCTCGATCCCGGACAGCCGCTTCGAGGCGGTGCTGGACACCCTGCGCGAGGAGATCCCCGAGACCTCCGGCACGACCGGCACGGTGGTCTTCACCAGCGACGCACCGTTCACCGACGACCAGCAGGACTCCATCACCGACGTCGTCGAGCAGTGGAACGCCATGGGCAACGTCGAGGCCGTCGACCCCTTCGAGAGCCAGCAGCAGCTGGACGACACCCAGCAGCAGATCGTCAACGGCCGGGCCGAGCTCGAGTCCGGTGCCGAGGAGCTGGACGCGGGCGAGGCGGAGCTGGCCGAGGCACGCGAGCAGCTCGAGGCCGGGCGGGAGCAGCTGGAGGCCGGGGAGGCCGAGATCGCCAGCCAGGCGCAGGTGCTCGACCAGGGGCAGGCCGAGCTCGACGCACAGTCCGAGCAGCTCGAGGGTGCGGTCGCCGCGGGGCTGATCCCGCCGGCGCAGGCCGACGCGGCCCGGGCCGAGATCGCCGCCGCGCAGGCCCAGCTCGACGCCGGACGCCAGCAGCTCGAGGCCGGAGAGGCGCAGCTGGCCGAGAGCCGCGAGGAGCTCGAGGCGGCCGAGCAGCAGATCACCGACGGCGAGGCCGAGATCGCCGAAGGGCGCGAGGCGCTCGAGGAGGGTGAGCGCGAGCTCACGGCCGGGCAGCGCATGGCCGACCTCACCGACGGCATGCGCGTGGTCAACGAGGAGGGCACCGTCGCCATGACGCAGGTGTCCGTCACCGGTGGCGAGGTCGCCTCCATCGACCCGGACGTCGCCGAGGAGATCCAGACGATCGGCGACTCCATCGAGGACGGCAGCGGCGTGCAGGTCGACTTCTCCGGGGAGTTCTCGATGGACCTCAACTCCATCTTCGGCCCCTCCGAGGCGGTCGGCCTGGCGGTGGCCGCCGTGGTCCTGCTCGTCATGCTCGGGACCCTGCTGGCCGCGGGGCTGCCGCTCCTCATGGCGCTGGTCGGCGTCGGGGTCGGCGTCGCCGGCTCCCTGGCGCTCTCCCCGTTCTTCGAGATGCAGTCGATCACCCCGGTGCTGGCCCTCATGCTGGGCCTGGCCGTGGGCATCGACTACTCGCTCTTCCTCATCAACCGCCACCGTGAGCAACTGCGGCACGGTATGCCGCTGCAAGACTCGCTCGCGCTCGCTGTGGGCACCTCCGGCAACGCCGTCACCTTCGCCGGGCTGACCGTGATCATCGCCCTGTCCGCGCTCACCCTCACCGGTATGCCGTTCCTGGGCACCATGGGACTGGTCGCCGCGGCCACGGTCGGTCTGGCCGTCCTGGTCGCGATCACCCTGACCCCGGCGATGCTCTCCCTCATGGGCCCGCGGGTGCTCCCCCGCAAGGCACGGGCGGCGCTGGCCGCAGGGGATGTCTCGGAGACCAGCGCCCAGGACGCGCTGCAGTCGGACACCGGGCGTGGCTGGGCCGCCAAGGTCCAGCGCCACCCCTGGCTGGCGATCCTGGGCGTCGTCGCGATCGTCGCCGCCTTGGGCTACCCCACCGGCCAGCTGCGGCTGGGTCTGCCGGACAGCAGCTCGGAGCCGGCGGACTCCACGGCATACCAGACCTATGACACGATCCGCAGCGAGTTCGGCGCCGGCGCCACCGGCCCCATCCTGGCCGTGGCCGAGCTGGACCAGCCGGTCGCCGACGGCGACGTCGAGATGATCGAGGCCCAGGCAGACATCGCCGAGGACCTCGCCGAGATCGACGGCGTGCTCCGGGTGCTGCCGGCCGGGGTGAACGAGGGCCGGGACGTGCTGGCCTTCCAGATCCAGCCCGAGGGCGGCCCCACCGAGGAGTCGACGGTCCAGCTGGTGGACGAGCTGGACGCGACCCTGCCCACGCTCGGGTCGGAGCACGGCGCGAGCATCGACATCACCGGTCAGACGGTCGCCAACATCGACATCTCCGAGCAGCTGGCCGACGCGTTGCCGGTCTACCTGGCGGTGGTGGTGGGGCTCTCGCTCATCCTGCTGCTGCTGGTGTTCCGCTCGATCTGGGTGCCGCTGCTGGCCACGGCAGGCTTCCTGCTCTCGATCGTCGCCGCTTTCGGCGCGGTCGTGGCCATCTACCAGCTGGGCCACCTGTCGTTCCTCTTCGGGGTCCACGAGCCGGGGCCGGTGCTGTCGTTCCTGCCGATCCTGCTCATCGGCATCCTCTTCGGGCTGGCCATGGACTACCAGCTGTTCCTGGTCTCCTCGATGCGGGAGATGTTCGTGCACGGCAAGAGCGCGAAGGAGGCCGTGGTCAGCGGCTTCAACCTGTCCGCGCGCGTGGTGACGGCCGCCGCGATCATCATGATCTCCGTCTTCGCCGGCTTCATCGGCGCGCACCTGACCATGGTCCGCCCGATCGGTCTGGGCCTGGCGGTCGGCGTGCTCGTCGACGCCTTCCTGGTCCGGATGACCCTGACCCCGGCCGTGCTCAGCCTGCTGGGCGAAAAGGCGTGGTGGCTGCCGCGCTGGCTGGACCGGCTGCTGCCCAACGTGGACGTCGAGGGCGTGGGCCTGGAGCAGTCCCTGGCGCAGGCCGGGTCCGGCGGCGGCTCAGCCGCTCAGGAGCCCGAGCCCGCCGGACGGGCCTGA
- the rarD gene encoding EamA family transporter RarD: MSEDARRSREGTAYGFLAYLIWGAFPLYFATLRPAGPWEILAHRIVWTLAVCALVLLVTRDLRWLLALAKTPRRLGGLMLAGLLIAANWGIYTYAVLSGHITEAALGYFLNPLVTVALGVVILRERLRRLQWVAVGVGVVAAIYLTIDYGEPPWISFALAASFASYSLLKNRLGVSLSPFRSLFAESLTVAPIAVGILVWLSLSGGTTWGGHGAGHTVLLMSTGIATAIPLLLFAAAASRVPLSTIGLLQFLTPVLQLLSGIVMGETVPASRWLGFAMVWVALVLLSIDMVRQVHRSRRARAGQALTAAPGEQPAHP, translated from the coding sequence GTGAGCGAGGACGCGAGACGGAGCCGGGAAGGCACGGCATACGGCTTCCTCGCCTATCTGATCTGGGGCGCTTTCCCCCTCTACTTCGCCACCCTGCGCCCGGCCGGGCCGTGGGAGATCCTCGCCCACCGGATCGTGTGGACGCTGGCCGTCTGCGCGCTGGTCCTGCTGGTCACCCGCGACCTGCGCTGGCTGCTGGCCCTGGCGAAGACGCCGCGCCGGCTCGGGGGCCTCATGCTCGCCGGCCTGCTCATCGCGGCGAACTGGGGCATCTACACCTACGCGGTGCTCTCCGGCCACATCACCGAGGCCGCGCTCGGCTACTTCCTCAACCCGCTGGTCACCGTCGCCCTGGGGGTCGTCATCCTGCGGGAGCGGTTGCGCCGCCTGCAGTGGGTGGCGGTGGGCGTGGGCGTGGTGGCCGCGATCTACCTCACCATCGACTACGGCGAGCCGCCGTGGATCTCGTTCGCGCTGGCCGCCAGCTTCGCCTCCTACTCGCTGCTGAAGAACCGGCTGGGCGTCTCGCTGTCCCCCTTCCGCTCCCTCTTCGCCGAGAGCCTGACCGTGGCCCCGATCGCGGTCGGCATCCTGGTCTGGCTCTCCCTGAGCGGCGGGACCACCTGGGGCGGGCACGGCGCCGGGCACACCGTGCTGCTGATGTCGACCGGCATCGCCACCGCGATCCCGCTGCTGCTCTTCGCCGCCGCCGCCAGCCGGGTCCCGCTCTCCACGATCGGCCTGCTGCAGTTCCTCACCCCGGTGCTCCAGCTGCTCTCCGGGATCGTCATGGGCGAGACCGTCCCGGCCTCGCGGTGGCTCGGCTTCGCCATGGTCTGGGTGGCGCTGGTGCTGCTGAGCATCGACATGGTGCGGCAGGTGCACCGCTCTCGACGGGCCCGCGCCGGCCAGGCGTTGACCGCCGCCCCCGGCGAGCAGCCGGCCCACCCGTGA
- a CDS encoding 2-oxoacid:acceptor oxidoreductase subunit alpha encodes MSSTPLHQLDRVVIRFAGDSGDGMQLTGDRFTSDTASLGNDLSTLPNFPAEIRAPQGTLPGVSSFQLHFANHEIATPGDAPDVLVAMNPAALKANLADLPRGATVIADADQFTKRNLAKVGYAVNPLEDGSLTAAGYHLHALPLTSMTVDALAPFDELTRKEKERAKNMLALGLLSWLYSRDTDSTEAFLRAKFGTAPQILEANLTALRTGHAYGETTEDFAVRYEVAPAPMPPGTYRTITGNQALALGLVAAAERTRLPLVLGSYPITPASDILHQLSTLKRYDVTTLQAEDEIAAVGMALGASFGGALGVTTTSGPGLALKSETIGLAVSTELPLVVIDIQRGGPSTGLPTKTEQADLLQAMYGRNGESPVAVVAAQSPTDCFDAALEAVRIATTYRTPVILLSDGYLGNGSEPWRIPSAAELPDLTVAHATEPNDLDAEGRPVFHPYRRDEDTLARPWAVPGTPGLEHRIGGIEKADITGNISYDPANHDKMVRLRQAKIDRIADSIPPLEVDDPTGDARVLVLGWGSTYGPIAAATRLVRATGAKVARAHLRHLNPFPADLGEVLRRYERVVLPEMNLGQLALLLRGRYLVDVRSHTAVRGLPFTAGELAQVIHEHLLATDREEVLV; translated from the coding sequence ATGTCTAGCACCCCCTTGCACCAGCTCGACCGCGTCGTCATCCGTTTCGCCGGGGACTCCGGCGACGGGATGCAGCTGACCGGCGACCGCTTCACCAGCGACACCGCCAGCCTCGGCAACGACCTGTCGACCCTGCCGAACTTCCCGGCCGAGATCCGTGCCCCCCAGGGCACCCTGCCGGGCGTCAGCAGCTTCCAGCTGCACTTCGCCAACCACGAGATCGCGACCCCCGGCGACGCCCCCGACGTCCTGGTCGCGATGAACCCCGCGGCGCTGAAGGCCAACCTCGCCGACCTGCCCCGCGGGGCGACGGTCATCGCGGACGCGGACCAGTTCACCAAGCGCAACCTGGCCAAGGTCGGGTATGCCGTGAACCCCCTCGAGGACGGCTCGCTCACCGCGGCGGGCTACCACCTGCACGCGCTGCCGCTGACCTCGATGACGGTCGACGCCCTGGCCCCCTTCGACGAGCTGACCCGCAAGGAGAAGGAGCGGGCCAAGAACATGCTGGCCCTGGGGCTGCTGTCCTGGCTCTACTCCCGCGACACCGACTCGACCGAGGCCTTCCTGCGGGCCAAGTTCGGCACCGCCCCGCAGATCCTCGAGGCCAACCTCACCGCGCTGCGCACGGGCCACGCCTACGGCGAGACGACCGAGGACTTCGCGGTCCGCTACGAGGTCGCGCCGGCGCCGATGCCCCCGGGCACCTACCGGACGATCACCGGCAACCAGGCGCTGGCCCTCGGCCTGGTCGCCGCGGCCGAGCGCACCCGCCTGCCGCTGGTCCTGGGGTCCTACCCGATCACCCCGGCCTCGGACATCCTGCACCAGCTCTCCACGCTCAAGCGCTACGACGTCACCACCCTGCAGGCCGAGGACGAGATCGCGGCGGTCGGGATGGCGCTCGGCGCCAGCTTCGGCGGCGCCCTGGGCGTCACCACCACCTCCGGTCCCGGGCTGGCGCTGAAGTCGGAGACCATCGGTCTGGCGGTCTCCACCGAGCTGCCGCTGGTGGTCATCGACATCCAGCGCGGCGGTCCCTCGACCGGTCTGCCGACCAAGACCGAGCAGGCCGACCTGCTGCAGGCGATGTACGGCCGCAACGGTGAGTCCCCGGTCGCCGTGGTCGCCGCCCAGTCCCCCACCGACTGCTTCGACGCGGCGCTGGAGGCGGTGCGGATCGCCACCACCTACCGCACCCCGGTCATCCTGCTCTCCGACGGCTACCTCGGCAACGGCTCTGAGCCGTGGCGGATCCCGAGCGCGGCCGAGCTGCCCGACCTGACCGTCGCGCACGCCACCGAGCCCAACGACCTGGACGCCGAGGGCCGGCCCGTCTTCCACCCCTACCGCCGCGACGAGGACACCCTCGCCCGACCGTGGGCGGTCCCGGGCACGCCCGGCCTGGAGCACCGGATCGGCGGCATCGAGAAGGCCGACATCACCGGCAACATCTCCTACGACCCGGCCAACCACGACAAGATGGTGCGGCTGCGGCAGGCCAAGATCGACCGGATCGCCGACTCCATACCGCCCCTGGAGGTGGACGACCCCACGGGCGACGCCCGCGTCCTGGTGCTCGGCTGGGGCTCGACCTACGGCCCGATCGCGGCCGCCACCCGGCTGGTCCGCGCCACCGGCGCCAAGGTGGCCCGTGCCCACCTGCGCCACCTCAACCCGTTCCCGGCTGACCTGGGTGAGGTGCTGCGCCGCTACGAGCGCGTCGTGCTGCCCGAGATGAACCTCGGCCAGCTCGCGCTCCTGCTGCGCGGCCGCTACCTCGTCGACGTGCGCAGCCACACGGCCGTGCGCGGCCTGCCGTTCACCGCCGGCGAGCTGGCCCAGGTGATCCACGAGCACCTGCTGGCCACCGACCGTGAGGAGGTCCTGGTATGA